The following proteins come from a genomic window of Nocardiopsis sp. YSL2:
- a CDS encoding nucleotidyltransferase family protein has translation MAGLLLAAGSGSRLGRPKALVEVGGERLVDRGIRTLTEGGCHPVMVVLGAAETAVPGAHTVHNPDWETGMGSSVRAGIDALPDTVDAVLVALADQPLVTPLAVRRLIDEYDQGARAAVATYGGNPRNPVMLGREHWSTVHAMAKQDVGARPFLRAYSHLVTTVACDDIASPDDIDTAEDLARLSGMLDRA, from the coding sequence GTGGCGGGCCTGCTGTTGGCGGCGGGTTCGGGGAGCAGGCTCGGCCGCCCCAAAGCACTGGTCGAGGTCGGCGGTGAACGCCTGGTCGACCGGGGGATCCGCACGCTGACGGAGGGCGGCTGCCACCCCGTCATGGTCGTGCTGGGGGCGGCGGAGACGGCCGTGCCGGGGGCCCACACCGTGCACAACCCGGACTGGGAGACCGGCATGGGGTCGTCGGTGCGGGCGGGGATCGACGCGCTGCCCGACACCGTGGACGCGGTGCTGGTCGCGCTGGCCGACCAGCCGCTCGTGACGCCCCTGGCGGTGCGCCGACTGATCGACGAGTACGACCAGGGGGCCCGCGCCGCGGTCGCCACCTACGGCGGCAACCCCCGCAATCCGGTCATGCTGGGACGCGAGCACTGGTCGACCGTGCACGCCATGGCCAAGCAGGACGTGGGAGCGCGCCCGTTCCTGCGTGCGTACTCGCACCTGGTGACCACCGTGGCCTGCGACGACATCGCCAGTCCGGACGACATCGACACCGCGGAGGACCTGGCGCGCCTCAGCGGCATGCTCGACCGCGCCTGA
- a CDS encoding aldose 1-epimerase family protein, whose product MAEVIELRAGDYRARIDLTGAGLQSLTCAGRDLVWPYTRDSGPVAFQGQVLAPWPNRVGGGRYSFAGQDYRLEVNNEATGTAIHGLVYDREWSPVAVTDSAVTLRLDFDGTTGFPFPLELSLTYALSDTGLTVTTGATNSGSGPAPFGLGFHPYLTLGEPVSELAARGEVDLEITADSHLPVDANKLPTGPPEPVEGDEKDFRSPGRALGETVLDHAFTDLSRDGDGRAWVRLIGPEHRVEMWCDASFTWFQVFSSDHLSGSAFRANLAAEPMTCPPNALATGEGLIVLEPGESTEHTFGITTSARG is encoded by the coding sequence GTGGCTGAGGTGATCGAGCTGCGCGCGGGCGACTACCGCGCGCGCATCGACCTGACCGGGGCGGGACTACAGTCCCTGACCTGCGCGGGGCGCGACCTCGTCTGGCCCTACACCAGGGACAGCGGACCCGTCGCCTTCCAGGGCCAGGTGCTCGCGCCGTGGCCGAACAGGGTCGGCGGGGGCCGGTACTCGTTCGCGGGCCAGGACTACCGGCTGGAGGTCAACAACGAGGCCACGGGCACCGCGATCCACGGCCTCGTGTACGACCGGGAGTGGTCGCCCGTCGCGGTCACCGACTCCGCGGTGACCCTGCGACTGGACTTCGACGGCACGACGGGCTTCCCGTTCCCGCTCGAACTGAGCCTCACCTACGCGCTGTCCGACACCGGGCTGACCGTCACGACCGGCGCGACCAACAGCGGTTCCGGCCCCGCCCCGTTCGGACTGGGCTTCCACCCCTACCTCACGCTCGGGGAGCCGGTGTCGGAGCTGGCCGCCCGCGGTGAGGTCGACCTGGAGATCACCGCGGACTCCCACCTGCCCGTCGACGCGAACAAGCTGCCGACGGGCCCGCCGGAACCGGTGGAGGGCGACGAGAAGGACTTCCGATCCCCCGGCCGGGCGCTGGGCGAGACCGTGCTGGACCACGCGTTCACCGACCTCTCCCGGGACGGCGACGGGCGCGCGTGGGTGCGTCTGATCGGCCCCGAGCACCGGGTGGAGATGTGGTGCGACGCCTCGTTCACCTGGTTCCAGGTGTTCAGCTCCGACCACCTCAGCGGCTCGGCCTTCCGCGCGAACCTGGCGGCGGAGCCGATGACCTGCCCGCCCAACGCCCTGGCCACGGGAGAGGGCCTGATCGTCCTGGAGCCCGGGGAGTCCACCGAGCACACGTTCGGAATCACCACGTCCGCCCGCGGATAG
- a CDS encoding protein kinase, which produces MVTPESGDDNAPTRRIDPAPHARRTGPTVRTGPGAGATRWVTRVFRPGGRRDGVDATRVAEPGAGPTRVAGQGADRTGVLPGGSTAPSTARTPRPTLGGVGTSGSNPWWRTLFGPLVDWLSRLLTRVVVGPAGDLDYAVPAELRRRYQVLGHLGAGGEAVVYRAHPAGEPEHELALKVYRPGHDINRELLDRLRARGTASPHTPAVQGYGTAASSWGEDLAWEAQEFFALGSLRSVIDEAPLEEERARAVVAAVAECLRHWQDELQHNHTDVKPENLLVRSLDPPVVALTDFGGAVRATMSRVYGGLAITEDYAAPEVVEGRREAPAAWWSLGVVVHELVTGRRPERGGNWLTARNTEVDISAITDERWRLLARGLLTPTPSARWGYDEVTQWLNGERPQIRAVRRLRPIEFAGTNHDDPPSLAFDLLDRSDTGALWLRSHWPQLRTWLDREVNDYTFDRAYLTGLEHNPELAHVAISALAARYVPGMPPRYRGHEISADGLLALATGQASRHALVREAVESGVVGLGAQHWCPHPGCRSGGSGRCALLERVQHEVPLLMRRVGETVDRLVGSGPDAPRRPAAHETDAAWAQAVELVLVPETASEHRALLRRQSWHPTQRSAAPHAPWWSEQRRAALRDGSGGDALATRGALLTALLLLPEAVRVGGVVSARERADGRARRQDRWASLAGSARERWSGAKERLATAKQRRVEAATAPTRPDVPVVPGPYGDHGERQVPDTARTRREQERAQRRVDRTMNQIQRAMSAGKCRRFAYPAALLGLVDGLGRSLRPSDGFYPESEFVTSTYTGLLDASDGAVLGWLSEVTGAVTGLLPGSMGASWWWPVLLSVVLVVLGRTAASKRPGTRARRRLAAFRLALAGSLLMVVVLLSTGLVALGSGVLIPLDGLLG; this is translated from the coding sequence ATGGTCACGCCCGAATCCGGTGACGACAACGCTCCGACCCGACGGATCGACCCCGCGCCGCACGCGCGCAGGACCGGACCCACCGTGCGCACCGGTCCGGGTGCCGGCGCCACGCGATGGGTCACCCGTGTGTTCCGGCCGGGCGGCCGACGGGACGGAGTCGACGCCACCCGCGTGGCCGAGCCGGGGGCCGGTCCCACCCGGGTGGCGGGTCAGGGCGCCGACCGCACCGGCGTCCTGCCCGGCGGCTCGACCGCCCCCTCGACCGCCAGGACTCCCAGGCCCACGCTGGGCGGCGTCGGCACCAGCGGCTCGAACCCCTGGTGGCGCACCCTCTTCGGCCCGCTCGTCGACTGGTTGAGCCGGCTGCTGACACGTGTGGTCGTCGGTCCCGCCGGCGACCTGGACTACGCCGTCCCGGCCGAGCTGCGCCGCCGCTACCAGGTGCTCGGCCACCTCGGCGCGGGCGGCGAGGCCGTCGTCTACCGCGCCCACCCCGCGGGCGAGCCCGAACACGAGCTGGCGCTGAAGGTGTACCGCCCCGGGCACGACATCAACCGCGAGCTGCTCGACCGCCTGCGCGCCCGCGGCACCGCCTCGCCGCACACCCCGGCGGTGCAGGGGTACGGCACCGCGGCCAGCTCCTGGGGCGAGGACCTGGCCTGGGAGGCCCAGGAGTTCTTCGCCCTGGGGTCCCTGCGCTCGGTGATCGACGAGGCGCCGCTGGAGGAGGAGCGGGCCCGGGCCGTCGTCGCGGCCGTCGCCGAGTGCCTGCGCCACTGGCAGGACGAGCTCCAGCACAACCACACCGACGTCAAGCCCGAGAACCTGCTCGTGCGCTCGCTGGACCCGCCGGTGGTCGCGCTCACCGACTTCGGCGGCGCCGTGCGCGCCACGATGAGCCGCGTCTACGGCGGGCTCGCCATCACCGAGGACTACGCCGCCCCCGAGGTCGTCGAGGGCCGGCGCGAGGCGCCCGCCGCCTGGTGGTCCCTGGGCGTCGTGGTGCACGAACTGGTGACCGGCCGCCGCCCCGAGCGCGGCGGCAACTGGCTGACCGCCCGCAACACCGAGGTGGACATCTCCGCCATCACCGACGAGCGCTGGCGCCTGCTGGCCCGCGGCCTGCTCACCCCCACCCCGTCCGCCCGCTGGGGCTATGACGAGGTCACGCAGTGGCTGAACGGCGAGCGGCCCCAGATCCGGGCCGTGCGGCGCCTGCGCCCGATCGAGTTCGCGGGGACGAACCACGACGACCCGCCGAGCCTGGCCTTCGACCTGCTCGACCGCTCCGACACCGGCGCCCTGTGGCTGCGCAGCCACTGGCCCCAGTTGCGCACCTGGCTGGACCGCGAGGTCAACGACTACACCTTCGACCGCGCCTACCTGACCGGCCTGGAGCACAACCCGGAGCTCGCGCACGTGGCCATCAGCGCCCTGGCCGCGCGCTACGTGCCCGGGATGCCGCCGCGCTACCGGGGACACGAGATCAGCGCCGACGGGCTGCTCGCCCTGGCCACCGGACAGGCCAGCCGCCACGCGCTCGTGCGCGAGGCGGTGGAGTCGGGCGTGGTGGGGCTGGGCGCCCAGCACTGGTGCCCCCACCCCGGCTGCCGTTCGGGCGGCTCCGGCCGGTGCGCCCTCCTCGAACGCGTGCAGCACGAGGTCCCGCTGCTGATGCGCCGGGTCGGCGAGACCGTCGACCGGCTGGTCGGTTCGGGTCCCGACGCGCCCCGGCGGCCCGCCGCGCACGAGACCGACGCCGCCTGGGCGCAGGCGGTGGAGCTGGTCCTGGTGCCCGAGACCGCCTCGGAGCACCGTGCGCTGCTGCGCCGCCAGTCGTGGCACCCCACGCAGCGCAGCGCCGCCCCGCACGCACCGTGGTGGTCCGAGCAGCGCCGGGCGGCACTGCGCGACGGTTCGGGCGGTGACGCCCTGGCGACGCGCGGCGCGCTGCTGACCGCGCTCCTGCTGCTGCCCGAGGCGGTGCGGGTGGGCGGTGTGGTCAGCGCGCGTGAGCGCGCGGACGGGCGGGCCCGGCGCCAGGACCGCTGGGCCTCGCTCGCCGGTTCGGCGCGGGAGCGGTGGTCCGGCGCCAAGGAGCGGCTGGCGACCGCGAAGCAGCGCCGCGTGGAGGCCGCGACGGCGCCCACCAGGCCGGATGTTCCGGTGGTGCCCGGCCCCTATGGCGACCACGGGGAACGGCAGGTGCCCGACACGGCCCGCACACGCCGGGAGCAGGAGCGGGCCCAGCGCCGGGTCGACCGGACCATGAACCAGATCCAGCGGGCGATGTCGGCGGGCAAGTGCCGCCGCTTCGCCTACCCGGCCGCGCTGCTGGGGCTGGTAGACGGGCTCGGCCGGTCGCTGCGCCCCTCGGACGGCTTCTATCCCGAGAGCGAGTTCGTCACCTCGACCTACACCGGCCTGCTCGACGCGAGCGACGGGGCGGTGCTCGGGTGGCTGTCGGAGGTGACCGGTGCGGTCACGGGGCTGCTGCCGGGGTCCATGGGCGCGTCCTGGTGGTGGCCCGTGCTGCTGTCGGTGGTGCTGGTGGTCCTGGGGCGCACGGCGGCGAGCAAGCGGCCCGGCACCCGCGCCCGGCGCCGCCTGGCCGCGTTCCGCCTGGCCCTGGCGGGGTCGCTGCTGATGGTGGTGGTCCTGCTGTCGACCGGCCTGGTCGCGCTGGGTTCGGGCGTGCTCATCCCGCTGGACGGCCTGCTCGGCTGA
- a CDS encoding DUF2470 domain-containing protein — MPSTPFSPEVVAAVTRHMNGDHPEDTLIICRSLGGRPGATSARMTGLDGEGGDYAVTVDGVEETIRIPWSEPLSERAQIRTEVVRMYREGCVRLGLAPRGEH, encoded by the coding sequence TTGCCGTCCACCCCCTTCTCCCCCGAGGTCGTCGCAGCCGTCACCCGCCACATGAACGGCGACCACCCCGAGGACACGCTGATCATCTGCCGCTCGCTGGGCGGCCGCCCCGGGGCCACCTCGGCCAGGATGACCGGCCTGGACGGTGAGGGCGGCGACTACGCGGTCACGGTCGACGGCGTGGAGGAGACCATCCGCATCCCCTGGTCGGAGCCGCTGTCCGAACGGGCCCAGATCCGCACCGAGGTCGTGCGCATGTACCGGGAGGGGTGCGTCCGGCTGGGCCTGGCCCCGCGCGGCGAACACTGA
- a CDS encoding YceI family protein yields MAAQELKAGTWKIDAAHSTVGFSVRHMMVSKVRGRFEKFDATLTVPADPAQASVEAVIDAGSLNTDNADRDNHVRSKDFFDTENFPEFTFRSTGLAAKGEDFVLKGELSIKGSTRPVELDLEFNGSTLDPFGLDRAGFTASTTISRKEFGVDIEMPMDGGGVVVGDKITIDIDAEFTHQA; encoded by the coding sequence ATGGCAGCGCAGGAACTCAAGGCCGGCACCTGGAAGATCGACGCCGCCCACTCGACGGTCGGCTTCTCCGTCCGCCACATGATGGTGAGCAAGGTCCGCGGCCGCTTCGAGAAGTTCGACGCCACCCTCACCGTCCCCGCCGACCCGGCGCAGGCCTCGGTCGAGGCGGTCATCGACGCCGGGTCGCTCAACACCGACAACGCCGACCGCGACAACCACGTCCGCTCCAAGGACTTCTTCGACACCGAGAACTTCCCGGAGTTCACCTTCCGCTCCACCGGCCTCGCCGCCAAGGGCGAGGACTTCGTCCTCAAGGGCGAGCTGAGCATCAAGGGCAGCACCCGCCCGGTCGAACTGGACCTGGAGTTCAACGGCTCCACCCTCGACCCCTTCGGCCTGGACCGCGCGGGCTTCACCGCCTCGACGACGATCAGCCGCAAGGAGTTCGGCGTGGACATCGAGATGCCGATGGACGGCGGCGGCGTGGTCGTCGGCGACAAGATCACCATCGACATCGACGCCGAGTTCACCCACCAGGCCTGA
- a CDS encoding MarR family winged helix-turn-helix transcriptional regulator has product MEQAVWLDAAEQHVWRGFLRMNTRIYDELERDLRERNGVSLIEYGILAHLSEAPERRMRMRVLADSVIVSKSRLSHQVARLERGGYVRREHCDDDRRGLWAVLTDEGAELLRAAAPGHAAQVRSLMFDRLSAEQVDQLAAIIRALDTDRT; this is encoded by the coding sequence ATGGAGCAAGCCGTGTGGCTCGACGCCGCGGAACAGCACGTCTGGCGTGGGTTCCTCCGCATGAACACGCGGATCTACGACGAACTCGAGCGGGATCTGCGCGAGAGGAACGGGGTGTCGCTCATCGAGTACGGCATCCTCGCCCACCTGTCCGAGGCGCCCGAACGGCGCATGCGGATGCGCGTGCTGGCCGACAGCGTCATCGTGTCCAAGAGCCGCCTGTCCCACCAGGTCGCCCGGCTCGAACGGGGCGGCTACGTACGCCGCGAGCACTGCGACGACGACCGCCGCGGGCTGTGGGCGGTCCTCACCGACGAGGGCGCGGAGCTGCTCCGCGCGGCCGCGCCCGGACACGCCGCCCAGGTGCGCTCGCTGATGTTCGACCGGCTCTCCGCGGAGCAGGTCGACCAGCTCGCCGCCATCATCAGGGCCTTGGACACGGACCGGACCTGA
- a CDS encoding SseB family protein produces MSRPSIIGAQNFRDDDGSVDPDVEARLRDHAAGRAGDRQVLDALSRSRLLIPVVAVATETGKGVGGLTKDKHSEVAVPVMTGKDGRRGVLAFTCVDAVRRWRADARPVPFTTKDACQAAVEEGADALVLDVSGPMPYTVQGRFLTLLAEEGAIPEPKDDPQVLALIYRVTHAEFGIERVRVHPSERADIGIRLELEERDDESLRRVADRLAAELRHVLPGGVELSAVVRARRDRG; encoded by the coding sequence GTGAGCAGACCATCGATCATCGGCGCCCAGAACTTCCGCGACGACGACGGCAGCGTCGACCCGGACGTGGAGGCCCGACTGCGCGACCACGCCGCGGGCAGGGCCGGGGACCGACAGGTCCTGGACGCGCTCAGCCGTTCCCGGCTCCTCATCCCCGTGGTCGCGGTGGCCACCGAGACCGGCAAGGGCGTCGGCGGGCTCACCAAGGACAAGCACAGCGAGGTGGCCGTCCCGGTCATGACGGGCAAGGACGGGCGGCGCGGCGTGCTCGCCTTCACCTGCGTCGACGCGGTCCGGCGCTGGCGCGCCGACGCCCGGCCGGTGCCCTTCACGACCAAGGACGCCTGCCAGGCCGCCGTGGAGGAGGGTGCCGACGCGCTCGTCCTCGACGTGTCCGGGCCGATGCCGTACACGGTCCAGGGGCGCTTCCTCACCCTGCTCGCCGAGGAGGGCGCCATCCCCGAGCCCAAGGACGACCCACAGGTCCTCGCCCTCATCTACCGGGTCACGCACGCCGAGTTCGGCATCGAGCGCGTACGCGTGCACCCCTCCGAGCGCGCCGACATCGGCATCCGCCTGGAGCTGGAGGAGCGCGACGACGAGTCGCTGCGCCGGGTGGCCGACCGGCTGGCCGCCGAGCTGCGGCACGTGCTGCCGGGCGGCGTCGAACTGAGCGCCGTGGTGCGCGCCCGGCGCGATCGGGGCTGA
- a CDS encoding A24 family peptidase — protein sequence MTTPSTLGLDPTLWTVAAAVSLALLGLGVGHVAGRLVHLFGSADPSGDPRPGGAPRRLAAPAGQSDAALSAPEGGSAVGPPPVPVEGEDDEGPPPPRCPFCRAELTFVPWTPTVASRAFRRRGACPHCEQVIRPHLAVVVATGALFAVVGAVAATDPRWPPADLVAVLWLAALTAVLSVIDLRVLRLPDPLVGPGYAVAFLLLAVAVFLPPTGQGLDRAGAALVSMVLVTVLYWLLWRVSPRGFGFGDVKLSGLTGLYAGWAAGPMGALVAVFWAFAAFSAVGLVLLALRRLRPMQPFPLGPFMLGATLVTVLVGAPLVVHP from the coding sequence ATGACCACCCCCTCGACGCTCGGGCTGGACCCGACACTGTGGACGGTCGCCGCCGCCGTCTCCCTGGCCCTGCTCGGGCTGGGTGTCGGCCACGTCGCCGGCCGCCTCGTGCACCTCTTCGGCTCCGCGGACCCGTCCGGCGACCCGCGGCCCGGAGGAGCGCCGAGGCGGCTCGCGGCCCCCGCGGGGCAGAGCGACGCCGCGCTGTCGGCGCCCGAGGGCGGCAGCGCGGTCGGGCCGCCGCCCGTCCCGGTGGAGGGGGAGGACGATGAGGGGCCGCCGCCACCGCGCTGCCCGTTCTGCCGCGCCGAGTTGACCTTCGTCCCCTGGACACCGACCGTCGCCTCCCGCGCCTTCCGCAGACGCGGCGCCTGCCCGCACTGTGAGCAGGTCATCCGCCCCCACCTGGCGGTCGTCGTCGCCACCGGTGCGCTGTTCGCCGTCGTGGGGGCCGTGGCCGCCACGGATCCGCGGTGGCCGCCCGCCGACCTGGTCGCGGTGCTGTGGCTGGCGGCGCTCACCGCGGTGCTGTCCGTCATCGACCTGCGGGTGCTGCGCCTGCCCGACCCCCTCGTCGGCCCGGGGTACGCCGTCGCCTTCCTCCTGCTGGCCGTCGCGGTGTTCCTGCCGCCGACCGGTCAGGGACTGGACCGCGCGGGCGCGGCGCTGGTGAGCATGGTCCTGGTCACGGTCCTGTACTGGCTGCTGTGGCGGGTCTCGCCGCGCGGCTTCGGTTTCGGCGACGTCAAGCTGTCCGGTCTGACCGGGCTGTACGCGGGCTGGGCGGCGGGCCCCATGGGCGCGCTCGTCGCGGTGTTCTGGGCCTTCGCCGCCTTTTCCGCGGTGGGCCTGGTGTTGCTGGCACTGCGGCGGCTCAGACCGATGCAGCCCTTCCCGCTCGGCCCCTTCATGCTCGGCGCCACGCTCGTCACCGTGCTCGTCGGAGCGCCCCTGGTGGTCCATCCGTGA
- the aroC gene encoding chorismate synthase: MLRWLTAGESHGPALVAILEGLPAGVSVTSDDIAAALLRRRAGYGRGARMKFEQDQVSVIGGIRHGLTQGGPVAIEVGNTEWPKWEKVMSPDPVPAEVLDGMARNAPLTRPRPGHADLVGMQKYGHEESRPILERASARETAARVAVGEVARQFLRQALGVEILSHVVSMGPVAVPEDSAEPRPEDLAAIDADPLRCFDPETSARMVEEVDDTKKSGDTLGGVVEVLAYGLPPGLGSHVHWDRRLDSRLAGALMGIQAIKGVEVGDGFRTAARRGSVAHDEIEPGPDGVRRRTNRAGGVEGGMTTGDALRVRAAMKPIATVPKALDTIDVTTGEATRADHQRSDVTAVPAAGVVAEAMVALVLAEAAVEKFGGDSVTETGRNLRGYLDSLEIR, from the coding sequence ATGTTGCGTTGGCTGACCGCAGGGGAGTCCCACGGGCCGGCACTCGTCGCGATTCTGGAGGGCCTCCCGGCCGGTGTGTCCGTCACTTCTGACGACATCGCCGCCGCGCTGCTCCGACGCCGCGCCGGGTACGGACGAGGCGCCCGGATGAAGTTCGAGCAGGACCAGGTCTCCGTCATCGGGGGTATCCGGCACGGCCTGACCCAGGGGGGTCCGGTCGCGATCGAGGTCGGAAACACCGAGTGGCCCAAGTGGGAGAAGGTGATGTCTCCCGATCCCGTACCCGCCGAGGTACTGGACGGCATGGCGCGCAACGCGCCGCTGACCCGGCCCCGGCCGGGGCACGCCGACCTCGTCGGTATGCAGAAGTACGGGCACGAGGAGTCCCGCCCGATCCTGGAGCGCGCAAGCGCCCGCGAGACCGCCGCGCGCGTGGCCGTCGGCGAGGTGGCCCGCCAGTTCCTGCGCCAGGCGCTCGGTGTGGAGATCCTGAGCCACGTGGTGTCCATGGGCCCGGTCGCCGTGCCCGAGGACTCGGCCGAACCCCGCCCCGAGGACCTGGCCGCCATCGACGCCGACCCGCTGCGCTGCTTCGACCCCGAGACCAGCGCCCGCATGGTCGAGGAGGTCGACGACACCAAGAAGTCCGGTGACACCCTCGGCGGCGTGGTCGAGGTCCTGGCCTACGGGCTCCCGCCCGGCCTGGGCAGCCACGTGCACTGGGACCGGCGCCTGGACTCCCGACTGGCCGGAGCCCTCATGGGCATCCAGGCCATCAAGGGCGTGGAGGTCGGCGACGGCTTCCGCACCGCGGCCCGCCGCGGGTCGGTCGCCCACGACGAGATCGAGCCCGGCCCGGACGGCGTGCGCCGCCGGACCAACCGCGCGGGCGGTGTCGAGGGCGGGATGACGACGGGCGACGCGCTGCGCGTGCGCGCGGCGATGAAGCCCATCGCCACCGTCCCCAAGGCGCTCGACACCATCGACGTCACCACGGGCGAGGCCACCCGCGCCGACCACCAGCGCAGTGACGTGACCGCCGTCCCCGCGGCGGGCGTGGTCGCCGAGGCCATGGTCGCCCTGGTGCTGGCCGAGGCCGCCGTGGAGAAGTTCGGCGGCGACTCGGTCACCGAGACCGGCCGCAACCTGCGCGGCTACCTGGACTCCCTGGAGATCCGCTAG
- a CDS encoding shikimate kinase — protein MLIGSPGSGKSTVGRALADRLGVDLLCTDTEVEKRAGRPIGEIFVQDGEEAFRAMEREIVAEGLREWEGVIAVGGGAVLDHDTRADLADHHVVYLQVEFGELAKRVGMDVARPLLAGNPRTKLRQLLNERLPVYESLATVTVPTTDFHPEEVVDAILPTLKDTGEVDT, from the coding sequence GTGCTCATCGGTTCGCCCGGATCGGGGAAGTCGACCGTCGGTCGGGCGCTGGCCGATCGTCTCGGCGTCGACCTCCTGTGCACCGACACCGAGGTGGAGAAGCGCGCCGGGCGCCCCATCGGCGAGATCTTCGTGCAGGACGGCGAGGAGGCCTTCCGCGCCATGGAGCGCGAGATCGTGGCCGAGGGGCTGCGCGAGTGGGAGGGCGTGATCGCCGTCGGCGGCGGCGCCGTCCTGGACCACGACACCCGTGCCGACCTCGCCGACCACCACGTGGTCTACCTCCAGGTCGAGTTCGGCGAACTGGCCAAGCGCGTGGGCATGGACGTGGCCCGACCGCTCCTGGCGGGCAACCCGCGCACCAAGCTGCGCCAGCTGCTCAACGAGCGCCTGCCCGTCTACGAGAGCCTGGCCACCGTCACCGTGCCCACGACGGACTTCCACCCCGAAGAGGTCGTCGACGCCATCCTGCCCACCCTCAAGGACACCGGAGAGGTCGACACGTGA
- the aroB gene encoding 3-dehydroquinate synthase — MSVTRIGVGEPASRYDVVVGSGVLSELPSLVGDAAQVAVIHPEGLGVVARPVIGVLEAAGYTVRPMPVPDGEAAKTAAVAADLWSRLGGHAFTRSDAVVGVGGGAATDLAGFVAATWLRGVRSVLVPTTLLGMVDAAVGGKTGINTPEGKNLVGAFHPPAGVLCDLATLPSLPTADYVGGLAEIVKAGFIDDPVICDLVEDDPQGATTPEGKHTRELVERAIRVKADVVSGDLKESGRREILNYGHTLGHAVERAENYTFRHGYAVSIGMVFAAELARITGRIDAGLVERHRSILSSVGLPTSYAAEAWPRLRDAMSVDKKARGATLRFVVLDGLAEPAILRGPTDEQLARAYRAVTGDA; from the coding sequence GTGAGCGTGACCCGCATCGGGGTGGGCGAACCCGCCTCCCGCTATGACGTCGTGGTCGGAAGCGGAGTCCTGTCCGAGCTGCCCTCGCTGGTCGGCGACGCCGCGCAGGTCGCCGTCATCCACCCCGAGGGCCTGGGGGTCGTGGCCCGTCCCGTCATCGGTGTCCTGGAAGCCGCCGGGTACACCGTCCGGCCCATGCCGGTCCCCGACGGGGAGGCCGCCAAGACCGCCGCCGTGGCCGCCGACCTGTGGTCGCGGCTGGGAGGCCACGCGTTCACCCGCAGTGACGCCGTCGTCGGCGTCGGCGGCGGCGCCGCGACCGACCTGGCCGGGTTCGTCGCCGCCACCTGGCTGCGCGGCGTGCGCTCGGTCCTGGTCCCCACCACGCTGCTCGGCATGGTCGACGCCGCCGTGGGCGGAAAGACGGGCATCAACACCCCCGAGGGCAAGAACCTCGTGGGCGCATTCCACCCCCCGGCCGGCGTCCTGTGCGACCTCGCCACCCTGCCGAGCCTGCCCACGGCCGACTACGTCGGCGGACTCGCCGAGATCGTCAAGGCCGGATTCATCGACGACCCCGTCATCTGCGACCTCGTCGAGGACGACCCGCAAGGGGCCACGACCCCGGAGGGCAAGCACACCCGCGAACTCGTCGAACGCGCCATCCGCGTCAAGGCCGACGTCGTCTCCGGTGACCTCAAGGAGAGCGGCCGACGCGAGATCCTCAACTACGGACACACCCTGGGCCACGCCGTCGAGCGCGCCGAGAACTACACCTTCAGGCACGGCTACGCCGTCTCCATCGGTATGGTCTTCGCCGCCGAACTCGCCCGGATCACCGGCCGCATCGACGCCGGCCTCGTGGAACGGCACCGCAGCATCCTGTCCTCGGTGGGACTTCCCACCTCCTACGCGGCCGAGGCCTGGCCGCGGCTCCGCGACGCGATGAGCGTGGACAAGAAGGCCCGCGGCGCCACGCTGCGCTTCGTGGTCCTGGACGGCCTGGCCGAGCCCGCCATCCTGCGCGGACCCACCGACGAACAGCTGGCACGGGCCTACCGCGCGGTCACGGGCGACGCCTGA
- the efp gene encoding elongation factor P, translating into MATTNDIKNGTTLRLDGGVLWNVLEFQHVKPGKGGAFVRTKLKNVLTGKIVDKTFNAGSKVEFASVDRREMEYLYHDGDSFIFMDTETFDQIPVGEAVVGGDKDFLLENTRVTVATNESNPLYIELPAAVELEITQTDPGVQGDRSTGGTKPATVQTGAVIQVPLFITEGERIKVDTRTGDYLGRVN; encoded by the coding sequence GTGGCCACGACGAACGACATCAAGAACGGCACGACCCTGCGGCTCGACGGCGGCGTTCTCTGGAATGTCCTGGAGTTCCAGCACGTCAAGCCGGGCAAGGGCGGCGCGTTCGTCCGCACGAAGCTGAAGAACGTCCTCACGGGCAAGATCGTCGACAAGACCTTCAACGCCGGTTCCAAGGTCGAGTTCGCCAGTGTCGACCGCCGTGAGATGGAGTACCTGTACCACGACGGCGACTCCTTCATCTTCATGGACACCGAGACCTTCGACCAGATTCCGGTCGGCGAGGCGGTCGTCGGCGGCGACAAGGACTTCCTCCTGGAGAACACCCGGGTCACGGTCGCCACGAACGAGAGCAACCCGCTCTACATCGAGCTGCCCGCCGCCGTCGAGCTGGAGATCACCCAGACCGACCCCGGCGTCCAGGGCGACCGCTCCACCGGCGGCACCAAGCCCGCCACCGTCCAGACCGGCGCCGTCATCCAGGTGCCGCTCTTCATCACCGAGGGCGAGCGCATCAAGGTCGACACCCGTACGGGCGACTACCTCGGGCGAGTCAACTGA